The Bifidobacterium eulemuris genome includes a window with the following:
- a CDS encoding zinc-dependent metalloprotease produces MDDNAIHEWLIKCFGPIQGEMAWQQISQLPEHIREQLMDQDPSRLPDPAQVQQLMAAFTAGGLNTMGDMQRTLDEGPINVKLAKSIALQQANAAGAATSVSAQQGEAARRAISEANLWLDTACQFDPAPGESDVLTRADWVEGTIGQWAKFAAPVAESMSDAMSSVVGERLGDAFEGEVAGMFAGPVPIPIPDGMNNPAQLLKLLGNTSYAMQLGQAAGNLSHEVHGSFDQGIMLLKNPAGALIAQNVEEYATSLGIDADEVTAFLALREVAHARLFAAVPWLMPRFEALIGKYARGITIDLDAMEEQLRDATSMDPESISGAVNLTKVGIPDTPEQREAMASLETLLALVEGWVDCVVWRAGMAHIPHIEQMREMMRRERAVGGPAERTFESLLGLELRPKRMREAAGLWEMITVAEGPEARDARWGHPDLLPALSGDAPQTIATPDSIHPSRTDSSPAQAESTDASGMAETSGATGGQSPSSPSDFEAKSGTIDWDAELSKLLGEAGGTTDKTDDSADDATDSSTDADSTR; encoded by the coding sequence ATGGACGACAACGCGATTCACGAATGGCTGATCAAATGCTTCGGCCCCATCCAGGGCGAGATGGCTTGGCAGCAGATCAGCCAGCTGCCCGAACACATCCGCGAACAGCTGATGGACCAGGACCCCTCGCGTCTGCCCGACCCCGCGCAGGTGCAGCAGCTGATGGCGGCCTTCACGGCCGGCGGGCTCAACACCATGGGCGATATGCAGCGCACGCTTGATGAGGGCCCGATCAACGTCAAACTCGCCAAATCGATCGCCTTGCAGCAGGCCAACGCCGCCGGCGCGGCGACAAGCGTGTCCGCGCAGCAGGGAGAGGCGGCGCGCCGCGCGATCAGCGAGGCGAATCTGTGGCTTGACACCGCCTGCCAGTTCGACCCCGCGCCGGGCGAGTCCGATGTGCTCACCCGCGCCGATTGGGTCGAAGGCACCATCGGCCAATGGGCCAAGTTCGCGGCGCCGGTGGCGGAATCCATGAGCGACGCGATGTCCTCCGTGGTCGGAGAGAGGCTCGGGGACGCGTTCGAAGGCGAGGTCGCCGGCATGTTCGCAGGCCCCGTGCCGATTCCGATTCCCGATGGGATGAACAACCCCGCCCAATTGCTCAAACTGCTGGGCAACACCTCGTACGCCATGCAGCTGGGCCAGGCGGCCGGCAATCTCAGCCATGAGGTGCATGGCAGTTTCGATCAGGGCATCATGCTGCTGAAGAATCCCGCCGGCGCGCTGATCGCGCAGAATGTGGAGGAATACGCGACGTCGCTGGGAATCGACGCGGACGAGGTGACCGCGTTCCTGGCCCTGCGCGAGGTGGCGCACGCCCGCCTGTTCGCCGCCGTGCCGTGGCTGATGCCGCGATTCGAGGCGCTGATCGGCAAATACGCGCGTGGCATCACCATCGATCTGGACGCGATGGAGGAACAGCTGCGCGACGCGACCTCGATGGATCCCGAGTCGATCTCCGGGGCGGTGAACCTCACCAAGGTAGGCATCCCGGACACGCCGGAGCAGCGCGAGGCGATGGCTTCGTTGGAAACGCTGCTGGCGCTGGTCGAAGGATGGGTCGATTGCGTGGTGTGGCGGGCCGGCATGGCCCATATTCCGCATATCGAACAGATGCGTGAGATGATGCGCCGCGAACGCGCGGTGGGGGGACCCGCCGAACGCACATTCGAAAGCCTGCTCGGCCTGGAACTGCGTCCCAAGCGTATGCGGGAGGCCGCAGGATTGTGGGAGATGATCACCGTGGCCGAAGGTCCCGAGGCCCGCGACGCCAGATGGGGACATCCCGATCTGCTGCCCGCCCTGTCGGGGGACGCGCCCCAAACCATCGCGACGCCGGACTCCATCCATCCTTCGCGCACGGATTCCTCCCCCGCCCAGGCGGAGAGCACCGACGCCTCCGGCATGGCGGAGACCAGCGGCGCAACCGGCGGACAAAGCCCTTCGTCGCCGTCCGATTTCGAGGCCAAATCCGGCACCATCGACTGGGATGCGGAACTCTCCAAACTGCTTGGCGAGGCCGGCGGCACAACGGATAAAACCGACGATTCCGCGGATGACGCCACCGACAGCTCCACAGACGCGGATTCGACCCGATAA
- a CDS encoding YlbL family protein: MFGKIRGAVRRVGRYVAARSARYLAGAAAVALSVVVLILPSPYVVEMPGPTQDVLGTVDSGTVIDVEGVDTYEDSGELLLVTVSALGVSGYPITNAQALWGWLNPQTSVLPREAVVPVGMTDEEYTEQNAESMSSSQDAAVAAAKTYIAAHADELGVSPDVLDEATVTMHVDDIGGPSAGMMYTLGLISKLTAVDEAGGQIIAGTGTIDENGEVGSIGGIRLKMQGAKRDGATWFLAPEANCDSVVGHVPDGLRDVKVSTLEEAYAALVAIGNGEGDDLPHCTA; encoded by the coding sequence ATGTTTGGAAAAATCCGTGGTGCCGTCCGGCGTGTGGGACGGTATGTCGCCGCGCGGTCCGCGCGATATCTTGCAGGGGCGGCGGCCGTGGCCCTGTCCGTGGTCGTGCTGATCCTGCCCAGTCCGTATGTCGTCGAGATGCCCGGCCCCACACAGGATGTGCTTGGCACGGTCGACTCCGGCACGGTGATCGATGTGGAGGGCGTCGACACGTATGAGGACAGCGGTGAACTGCTGCTGGTCACGGTGAGCGCCCTGGGCGTGTCCGGATATCCGATCACCAACGCGCAGGCGTTGTGGGGATGGCTGAACCCGCAGACCTCGGTGCTGCCGCGTGAGGCGGTGGTGCCGGTCGGGATGACGGACGAGGAGTACACGGAACAAAACGCCGAGTCGATGTCCAGTTCGCAGGACGCCGCCGTCGCCGCCGCGAAAACCTATATCGCCGCGCATGCGGACGAGCTGGGCGTGTCGCCCGACGTGCTGGACGAGGCGACGGTCACCATGCATGTGGACGACATCGGCGGCCCATCGGCCGGCATGATGTACACGTTGGGACTGATCAGCAAACTCACGGCGGTGGACGAGGCCGGCGGGCAGATCATCGCGGGAACGGGCACCATCGACGAAAACGGCGAAGTCGGTTCCATCGGCGGCATCCGATTGAAGATGCAGGGCGCCAAACGCGACGGCGCCACCTGGTTCCTCGCCCCCGAAGCCAACTGCGACAGCGTAGTCGGGCATGTGCCCGATGGCCTGCGCGACGTGAAGGTCTCCACGTTGGAGGAGGCCTATGCGGCGCTGGTCGCCATCGGCAACGGCGAAGGCGACGATCTGCCGCACTGCACGGCATGA
- a CDS encoding DUF3052 domain-containing protein — MSTVNQTASQHAEEFGFEPGDIVQEWLWDDDVDDSIRSKIEELTGEDLVDEDYDSAVDGVIIWWRDGDDEDELSDTIVDAYAVLGDDGPLWVLTPKPGRRGAASSSTVQSAAKTAGMNAATPLTASSDWNGIRLRAFGKGR, encoded by the coding sequence GTGTCCACTGTGAATCAAACGGCATCACAACACGCTGAAGAATTTGGTTTCGAACCCGGCGATATCGTCCAGGAGTGGCTCTGGGACGATGACGTGGACGATTCGATTCGATCCAAGATCGAGGAACTGACTGGCGAGGATCTCGTCGACGAGGACTACGACTCCGCCGTCGACGGAGTGATCATCTGGTGGCGCGACGGCGATGACGAGGACGAACTGTCCGACACCATCGTGGACGCCTATGCGGTGCTTGGCGACGACGGCCCATTGTGGGTGCTGACTCCGAAGCCGGGACGTAGAGGCGCCGCCAGCTCGAGCACGGTGCAGTCCGCTGCGAAAACGGCCGGCATGAACGCCGCCACCCCGTTGACGGCGAGTTCGGATTGGAACGGCATCCGCCTGCGCGCGTTCGGCAAGGGACGCTGA
- a CDS encoding DivIVA domain-containing protein: MAQELQSGGSAAGIARSGKRKWGYDPGQVDAFLERAHALYDSEGARLTQRDIQNVSFDLVKNGYVIAQVDAALARLERAVVDKQTTWEISQHGRIAWKAETETLYRQIINHVDREPGERFKPGSPKSPSYDRKQVDRLADQIVDKAAAALGIDGVTEDDVRALADLNAASVSNVIFTQRTGKRGYDERQVDHFLNSCVQLLSRIESYARVADYVSADAGAAPAPAPVPTAAPATEAVSPLFSSDTRYRRDETSSTESLPSFAPSMTRHDESFDALHQAERSLFSAAPAAPAAPAVPPAPEAPAPAPIAQAPLFAATPASTATPVSAVTPASAVTPASAVAAQPEHDSTAEQSSPSPDSSLAALAQMAETVQEHPIADTPSFEPYIPDLSTPVAPKADAGTLPSFEPSVTSGSPFVATTPIQSQGKSEEEMFPNMFSASRIAADEQIPDLSFPSLDDIDSDGTKRQQ, translated from the coding sequence ATGGCTCAGGAACTTCAATCCGGCGGCAGCGCGGCGGGTATCGCGCGGTCGGGCAAGCGTAAGTGGGGGTACGATCCGGGTCAGGTGGACGCCTTTTTGGAACGCGCCCACGCCCTATACGACAGCGAAGGCGCGCGGCTGACGCAGCGCGACATCCAGAACGTGTCCTTCGACCTCGTCAAAAACGGCTACGTGATCGCGCAGGTGGATGCGGCGCTGGCCCGGCTGGAGCGTGCCGTGGTCGATAAGCAGACCACCTGGGAGATCTCCCAGCACGGCCGTATCGCGTGGAAGGCCGAGACGGAGACCCTGTACCGTCAGATCATCAACCACGTCGATCGCGAGCCGGGCGAACGGTTCAAGCCGGGCTCGCCCAAGAGCCCCTCCTACGACAGGAAGCAGGTGGACCGCCTCGCGGATCAGATCGTGGACAAAGCGGCCGCGGCATTGGGCATCGACGGCGTGACCGAGGACGATGTGCGCGCTTTGGCCGACCTCAACGCGGCCAGCGTCTCCAATGTGATCTTCACCCAGCGCACGGGCAAACGAGGCTACGACGAGCGTCAGGTCGACCACTTCCTCAACTCCTGCGTGCAGTTGCTGAGCCGTATCGAATCGTACGCCCGTGTGGCCGATTACGTGTCTGCGGATGCGGGCGCCGCTCCCGCTCCCGCGCCTGTTCCCACGGCCGCTCCTGCGACCGAAGCGGTCTCTCCTCTGTTCTCGTCAGATACGCGCTATCGCCGTGACGAGACCTCCTCGACGGAGAGCCTGCCGTCGTTCGCTCCGTCCATGACGCGGCATGACGAGTCCTTCGATGCGTTGCATCAGGCGGAACGCAGCCTGTTCAGCGCGGCTCCAGCAGCCCCTGCCGCTCCCGCCGTTCCGCCGGCACCCGAAGCGCCGGCTCCGGCTCCGATCGCGCAAGCCCCGCTTTTCGCTGCGACACCGGCCTCCACTGCGACACCGGTTTCCGCTGTGACACCGGCTTCCGCTGTGACACCGGCTTCCGCTGTGGCCGCGCAGCCCGAGCATGATTCGACCGCCGAGCAAAGCTCGCCGAGCCCCGACTCGTCGCTGGCCGCCCTGGCGCAGATGGCCGAGACCGTGCAGGAACATCCCATCGCCGACACGCCGTCCTTCGAGCCATATATCCCCGATCTGTCCACGCCCGTCGCGCCGAAGGCCGATGCGGGAACGCTTCCCTCCTTCGAGCCGTCCGTCACAAGCGGATCGCCGTTCGTTGCGACCACGCCGATCCAGTCGCAGGGCAAGTCGGAAGAAGAAATGTTCCCCAACATGTTCTCCGCATCACGCATCGCCGCGGACGAGCAGATTCCCGACCTGTCCTTCCCCTCGCTGGACGATATCGATTCCGACGGCACGAAGAGGCAGCAGTGA